From a single Bacillus sp. NEB1478 genomic region:
- a CDS encoding ATP-binding protein, whose protein sequence is MDDEIKRFGNKIIRESEWLADKVTKMHHSTPSEINHQKYKHWVRMLFLCLGNALCKENNHTQEQIKVWSNIFEDTQIAEISLHETLAIIFHSRASLLELLENESENHRLSSNSVLQIIKQIDPLLDYASHSITSYSTKSLLNTKITLSETNEDLNITLREMKDFKVALNEATIFTITDPNDRITYVNDQFCNITQYSREELIGKSHGDMLYSGFHTDEFIRKIREDINNGVLWKGEICNRAKDGSLYWVDVTIVPFLDKEGKAYQHISIQYDITEKKRTEEMLLKSEKLSLVGELAAGLAHEIRNPLTTVKGLVQILQTSTDEKRELYTDIILDEINRINLIVSEFMVLAKPHAVYFSKLNVTDILKTVMYLLEAEANLKNVVIVEHFSVEEVNVYGEKNQLTQVFINLFKNAMEALPHGGIIRVKTKRSGDNVILSIEDNGVGMDEKQVNRIGEPFYTTKETGTGLGLMVSYRIIQNHKGRISVNSVINQGTTFNITLPIFNEQRNEEIENHHTL, encoded by the coding sequence ATGGATGATGAAATCAAAAGGTTTGGCAATAAGATCATTCGTGAAAGTGAATGGCTGGCTGATAAAGTTACAAAAATGCATCATTCTACCCCTTCTGAGATCAATCATCAGAAATACAAGCATTGGGTTAGAATGCTGTTTCTTTGTCTTGGAAATGCCTTATGCAAAGAGAATAATCATACTCAAGAACAAATTAAAGTTTGGTCTAATATTTTTGAAGATACACAAATTGCTGAGATTTCACTCCATGAGACACTTGCTATCATCTTTCATTCAAGAGCATCTTTATTAGAACTTTTGGAAAATGAATCAGAAAACCATCGGCTATCTTCAAACAGCGTATTACAAATCATAAAACAGATCGATCCACTTTTGGATTACGCTTCTCATTCGATAACCTCTTATTCTACAAAAAGTTTATTGAATACGAAGATTACCTTGTCAGAAACGAACGAAGATTTAAACATAACATTAAGAGAAATGAAAGACTTTAAAGTAGCATTAAATGAAGCTACCATTTTTACCATTACAGATCCTAACGATCGAATTACATATGTAAATGATCAATTTTGCAACATCACCCAATATTCAAGAGAAGAACTGATTGGGAAAAGCCACGGAGACATGTTATATTCCGGCTTTCATACAGATGAATTCATAAGAAAAATTAGAGAAGATATCAACAATGGAGTGTTATGGAAAGGCGAAATTTGCAATAGAGCAAAAGATGGATCACTCTACTGGGTAGATGTGACAATCGTTCCATTCTTGGATAAGGAAGGGAAGGCTTATCAGCACATCTCGATACAGTACGATATTACAGAAAAAAAACGAACAGAAGAGATGCTTCTTAAGTCAGAAAAGCTATCTTTAGTTGGCGAATTGGCAGCAGGTCTCGCTCATGAAATTCGCAACCCGCTCACGACCGTAAAAGGATTAGTTCAAATACTTCAAACGAGTACAGACGAAAAAAGAGAGCTTTACACCGACATTATCCTTGATGAAATTAATCGAATCAACCTGATTGTAAGTGAATTTATGGTGTTAGCGAAGCCACACGCTGTTTACTTCAGTAAATTGAACGTAACAGACATTCTTAAGACGGTCATGTATCTACTTGAAGCAGAAGCAAACTTAAAAAATGTCGTTATTGTCGAACATTTTTCAGTTGAAGAAGTGAATGTGTATGGAGAGAAAAATCAGTTAACACAAGTATTTATCAACTTATTTAAAAACGCGATGGAAGCCTTACCTCATGGTGGTATTATCCGTGTCAAAACAAAGAGGTCCGGAGATAACGTTATTCTTTCCATTGAAGATAATGGTGTGGGTATGGATGAAAAGCAAGTAAATAGAATCGGTGAACCCTTTTACACAACGAAAGAGACTGGCACAGGATTAGGTTTGATGGTAAGCTATCGCATCATTCAAAACCATAAAGGCCGAATTTCGGTGAATAGTGTGATAAATCAAGGAACGACATTTAACATTACCCTCCCAATATTTAATGAGCAGCGGAACGAAGAAATAGAGAATCATCACACACTGTAA
- a CDS encoding DinB family protein yields MNPQTVLLRQMDANHNEPNWFVPVEQAIDGLTEEQAALKSGDSNSIWEIVTHLVFWNECYLSKFKGITPAKSIESNDESFHKDDNEDWETTKQRLHHMLSDWKTLLKEADDEFLQQSAHKDRHEPWYFVIANINIHNAYHIGQIIEIRKTRGNWDPKNGVH; encoded by the coding sequence ATGAATCCACAAACTGTATTGTTGAGACAAATGGATGCTAACCATAATGAACCAAACTGGTTTGTTCCGGTGGAGCAGGCAATAGATGGGCTGACAGAGGAACAAGCAGCTCTCAAATCTGGAGACAGCAATTCCATCTGGGAGATCGTTACCCATCTCGTATTTTGGAACGAGTGTTATTTGAGTAAATTCAAAGGAATCACACCAGCAAAATCAATCGAAAGTAACGATGAGTCGTTTCATAAGGATGATAATGAAGATTGGGAAACGACGAAACAGCGGCTTCATCATATGCTTTCAGATTGGAAAACTCTATTAAAAGAAGCGGATGATGAATTTCTTCAGCAATCTGCACATAAAGATCGTCACGAACCTTGGTATTTCGTAATCGCGAACATTAATATCCATAACGCTTACCATATCGGTCAGATCATCGAAATCCGGAAAACAAGAGGAAACTGGGATCCGAAGAACGGTGTTCATTAG
- a CDS encoding glycosyltransferase family 1 protein, whose product MKIGVDLLNLLHDRFGGVEHYVKHILEDILRADEKITFYLFLTRPHRDLFPEFQTRMKKMMIKQSRVQSSLINMINSCQLDLWFSPLHMSALPNISLPRVVTIHDVLHTSYPQFVSGRIEAIHHYYEQSAALFDGVLTVSEFSKKAITEHLPIPEKKINSIYLDAPHDFRLINKEWSKLIVKKKYNLQENYMIYPASFNPHKNHLNLLKAIALLRDDYKKNVQLVLTGFTSKENNTYQSALQFIKNNDLDNQVRVLGFVPPEDMPHLYTASSCMVFPSLYEGFGIPLVEAMKTDCPIVCSDRASTPEITGGAALMFNPEDPRDIALKIVKLLNTNIRKNLIEKGRIRAKAFSWERSAKEALKVFQNVITEHSIRRGTR is encoded by the coding sequence ATGAAAATCGGGGTCGATTTGTTGAATCTTTTGCATGACAGATTTGGCGGGGTTGAACACTATGTAAAGCATATATTGGAAGATATCTTAAGGGCCGATGAAAAAATCACTTTTTATTTGTTCCTTACTCGACCGCATAGAGACCTCTTTCCTGAATTCCAGACGCGTATGAAGAAGATGATGATCAAACAATCACGCGTTCAGTCCTCCCTTATTAACATGATTAACAGCTGCCAGCTAGATCTTTGGTTTTCGCCATTGCATATGTCTGCTTTGCCAAACATCTCTCTCCCTAGAGTCGTAACTATCCATGATGTACTTCATACAAGCTACCCTCAGTTCGTGTCCGGACGAATAGAGGCGATTCATCACTATTATGAGCAATCGGCAGCTTTGTTTGATGGTGTTCTAACTGTTTCTGAGTTTTCTAAGAAAGCGATAACGGAACACCTTCCTATTCCAGAGAAAAAAATCAACTCTATTTACCTGGACGCTCCTCATGATTTCCGTCTAATAAATAAGGAATGGTCGAAATTAATAGTGAAAAAGAAATACAACTTACAAGAAAATTACATGATCTACCCTGCAAGCTTTAATCCACATAAAAATCATCTTAATCTTTTAAAAGCCATTGCGTTGCTTCGGGATGACTATAAAAAGAATGTTCAGCTTGTTCTAACAGGATTTACCTCTAAAGAAAACAATACCTATCAATCTGCCTTACAGTTTATAAAGAACAATGATTTAGATAATCAAGTAAGGGTTTTAGGATTCGTTCCGCCAGAAGATATGCCTCATTTGTATACCGCTTCTTCGTGTATGGTTTTTCCATCGTTATATGAAGGATTCGGAATTCCACTCGTTGAGGCGATGAAAACAGATTGCCCCATTGTTTGTTCGGATAGAGCAAGCACTCCCGAAATCACAGGCGGTGCTGCTTTGATGTTTAACCCTGAAGATCCTAGAGACATTGCACTAAAAATAGTAAAATTACTCAATACAAATATTAGAAAAAATCTTATTGAAAAAGGCAGAATTCGTGCAAAAGCTTTTTCATGGGAAAGAAGCGCAAAAGAAGCGCTGAAGGTTTTTCAAAATGTGATAACAGAGCATTCCATAAGGAGAGGGACTCGATGA
- a CDS encoding glycosyltransferase family 4 protein, with protein sequence MRKILVLNHFPTVFPPTSGGTLRYFHLYHELSNYYDITLLSQTNSYKGGIFRYSHTFREYKVENDLGHSVVNYENTLIKHMESTRFLTRFKDHFEELYKTCDIIIHESPFLVGYDEQLGLDQKLRIYNSHNHEYLLASQIWKKDKSRTYLPVLFECEKKLVNAADLVFATSETEKNSFINMYKKNPQQVKIAPNGIDANVWLPRSEIANKRPQVFFIGSCYPPNIESVEYIIHQLADRCPAMEFMIAGACCHSFSNITKYNVKLLGRIPHKQKLKFFSNVDLAINPMFTGAGVNLKTLEFLSAGLPLISTKFGVRGLPLLDHKHFILAEKEEFADKLNQFCCDKKILQTISLNGQTCINERFSWKAIVQNIRNEIENIG encoded by the coding sequence ATGAGGAAGATTCTTGTTCTTAATCATTTTCCGACTGTTTTTCCTCCAACAAGCGGAGGAACTCTTCGATATTTCCATCTGTATCACGAACTTAGCAACTATTATGACATTACACTTTTGTCCCAAACAAACAGTTACAAAGGCGGAATTTTCCGTTATTCCCACACTTTTAGAGAATATAAAGTTGAAAATGATTTGGGACACAGTGTAGTAAACTATGAAAATACATTGATCAAACATATGGAAAGTACTAGATTTCTCACTCGCTTTAAAGACCATTTTGAAGAGTTATACAAAACTTGCGATATCATCATTCATGAATCGCCATTTTTGGTCGGATATGATGAACAGTTGGGTTTGGATCAGAAACTGCGAATCTATAACAGTCATAATCACGAGTACTTGCTAGCTAGTCAAATTTGGAAAAAAGATAAATCGAGGACATACCTCCCTGTTCTTTTTGAGTGCGAAAAGAAATTAGTAAATGCTGCAGATCTCGTATTCGCCACTTCTGAAACTGAAAAAAATAGCTTTATTAACATGTATAAAAAGAATCCCCAACAAGTTAAAATTGCTCCGAATGGTATAGACGCTAATGTATGGCTTCCGCGTAGTGAAATAGCCAATAAACGCCCTCAAGTTTTTTTCATTGGATCTTGTTACCCGCCGAACATTGAATCTGTCGAATATATCATTCATCAACTCGCTGATCGATGTCCTGCTATGGAATTCATGATCGCTGGTGCGTGCTGTCATTCTTTTTCAAACATCACGAAATACAACGTTAAACTATTAGGCAGGATTCCGCACAAACAAAAGTTGAAATTTTTTTCAAATGTTGATTTAGCGATTAATCCGATGTTTACAGGTGCAGGTGTAAATTTGAAGACATTGGAGTTTTTGTCAGCTGGTCTGCCGTTAATCTCGACAAAGTTCGGAGTGAGGGGGCTGCCTCTTCTTGATCATAAACATTTTATCCTTGCCGAAAAAGAAGAATTTGCTGACAAACTGAATCAATTTTGTTGTGATAAAAAAATATTACAGACCATCAGCTTAAATGGCCAAACATGCATCAATGAACGTTTTTCATGGAAAGCGATTGTTCAAAATATACGGAATGAAATTGAGAATATCGGCTAG
- a CDS encoding glycosyltransferase: MIWKGPLLDATGYGNASREYALSLDRLGLDVKIETYTWNFPFSFQDQVKRERLQSLIDKKYAENKRRLFICHSPPAIIDAKEKKKFDRSILNTVWETNIIPEDWVPIINTFDAVCVPCTPNLQAMKSSGITAPLFLAPHGADPLNFHPNNKPLSLSESEGKFVFVSIFDFQHRKNPETLLRAYWEEFTDEDPVLLVVKTYGSSRKQIRTAIMNYKKRLGFGNETAPLYVMAGISEEKTIKGIYTLGNVFVLPTRGEGVGLPYIEALCSGTPVIATGWGGQMDFLNDQNSFLVNYQLHHPSISMYGKHAISTIYRNFDGKGQLWAEADLNHLKKQMRTAFESPEICKQKGKQGRKDMLKMTWDQAGIALKRAAEKVISY; this comes from the coding sequence GTGATATGGAAAGGTCCTTTGTTAGATGCAACAGGATATGGAAATGCTAGCCGTGAATACGCATTATCTCTAGACAGGCTTGGTTTGGATGTGAAAATTGAAACATATACATGGAATTTCCCGTTTTCTTTTCAAGATCAAGTTAAAAGAGAACGATTACAATCATTGATAGATAAGAAGTATGCTGAAAATAAACGAAGACTGTTTATCTGTCATTCTCCTCCTGCGATCATTGACGCAAAGGAAAAGAAAAAGTTTGATCGCAGTATATTGAATACAGTATGGGAAACGAACATAATACCAGAAGATTGGGTCCCTATCATTAACACGTTTGACGCTGTATGTGTACCGTGCACTCCAAATTTGCAAGCAATGAAGAGCAGTGGCATAACAGCTCCGTTGTTCTTAGCACCCCATGGGGCAGATCCCCTCAACTTTCATCCAAATAACAAACCACTCTCTTTAAGTGAATCGGAAGGTAAGTTCGTATTCGTCTCCATATTTGATTTTCAGCATCGCAAAAATCCTGAAACGTTATTACGCGCTTATTGGGAAGAGTTTACTGATGAGGATCCTGTACTTCTCGTAGTCAAAACATATGGCAGTTCACGAAAACAAATACGAACTGCCATCATGAATTATAAAAAAAGATTAGGATTCGGTAATGAGACTGCACCGCTATATGTGATGGCCGGTATAAGTGAAGAAAAAACAATAAAAGGAATTTATACACTAGGAAATGTTTTTGTGCTTCCGACAAGAGGGGAAGGTGTAGGGCTTCCGTACATAGAAGCCTTATGCAGCGGAACCCCTGTTATCGCAACGGGCTGGGGCGGGCAGATGGATTTTTTAAACGACCAGAACTCATTTTTGGTGAATTATCAGCTCCACCATCCATCAATTAGCATGTATGGTAAACATGCCATTTCAACGATCTATCGAAATTTTGATGGAAAGGGGCAACTATGGGCGGAAGCCGATTTAAATCATCTGAAAAAACAGATGCGAACCGCTTTTGAAAGCCCCGAAATCTGCAAACAAAAAGGAAAACAGGGCAGAAAGGATATGCTGAAAATGACTTGGGATCAAGCTGGCATTGCGTTAAAAAGGGCAGCTGAAAAGGTAATAAGTTACTAA
- a CDS encoding glycosyltransferase family A protein, translating to MISIVCCTMRERFMDNVFQNYEKQIWQKKEMIIVLNSDDLLVEKWKTKARTYKNVYIYQLPQERTLGECLNFAIQKANFDYIAKFDDDDYYSPQYLVHAMETLKQTKADVVGKRAVYMYFEDEKLLTVHQPERENKFVRQGLKGATLFFHKSICEKIIFPTLNLGEDTVFLRRCVKNNLKLYASDKRNYVCIRLSLSGHHTWNANNKILLKKSLIVCHTNDFKPLILE from the coding sequence ATGATTTCAATCGTTTGCTGTACCATGAGAGAACGTTTTATGGATAATGTTTTTCAAAACTATGAAAAACAAATATGGCAAAAAAAAGAGATGATCATCGTTCTAAACAGTGATGATTTACTTGTGGAGAAATGGAAAACAAAAGCAAGAACATACAAAAATGTTTACATTTATCAGCTTCCCCAGGAACGCACATTAGGTGAGTGTCTCAATTTTGCCATACAAAAAGCGAATTTTGACTATATTGCCAAGTTTGATGATGATGATTATTACTCTCCTCAGTATTTGGTCCATGCGATGGAAACACTGAAGCAGACAAAGGCAGACGTTGTAGGGAAAAGAGCCGTCTATATGTACTTTGAAGACGAGAAACTACTGACCGTACATCAACCTGAAAGAGAAAATAAGTTTGTCAGACAAGGGCTTAAAGGAGCAACGCTATTTTTTCATAAAAGTATCTGTGAAAAGATCATATTTCCAACATTGAATCTGGGTGAAGATACCGTTTTTTTGAGACGATGTGTAAAAAACAATCTAAAGTTATATGCATCAGATAAAAGAAACTATGTTTGCATACGTCTTTCCCTTTCTGGACACCACACATGGAACGCTAACAATAAAATACTCTTAAAAAAATCATTGATCGTGTGTCATACGAACGATTTCAAACCGCTCATCCTAGAATAA
- a CDS encoding sugar phosphate nucleotidyltransferase gives MEILLLSGGSGKRLWPLSNQIRSKQFLKLLRSEKHHYESMLQRICRQLDSIGLLSSTHIITCRKQLDMIHNQINRYIPIITEPSQRGTFSAVSLAVAYLHSVHQMDLDKPVCVLPVDSFAEISFFQTITTIPDVLSQSKADLALLGVQPNNPSNQYGYIVPRITAESEYYPISQFIEKPDRKKARLLIQQKAIWNCGVYVFPLRFMLRFLENKSLPTDYEGMLKNYHELSKRSFDSEVAEQSKGSIVIPFHGEWRDVGNWEALSEQMESSIIGYGEKSKDSINTHIVNELSQPIHVIGISDSMIAAGPDGILISNKKRSSEIKQFIKEDVPRYVEKRWGSYKVLEKSKTAEGLETLTKTMNVLKDRNISYQLHQERQEIWTILSGIGEVIVNGVVRSIKTGDVIQIPIGAKHCVKAKTQLEFIEVQLGVKLSEDDIMRITYSWEEALQCCR, from the coding sequence ATGGAAATCCTTTTGTTATCTGGAGGTTCTGGAAAAAGATTATGGCCCTTATCCAACCAAATCAGATCTAAACAATTTCTAAAGCTGTTAAGATCTGAGAAACATCATTATGAATCCATGCTGCAAAGAATTTGTAGGCAATTAGATTCCATCGGGCTACTTTCTTCGACACACATTATTACATGCAGAAAACAACTCGATATGATCCACAATCAAATTAATAGATATATTCCGATCATCACGGAACCTAGTCAAAGAGGTACCTTTTCGGCAGTTTCATTAGCAGTAGCTTATCTGCATTCAGTCCATCAAATGGACCTGGATAAACCTGTCTGTGTACTCCCAGTCGATTCCTTCGCCGAAATTTCATTTTTTCAAACAATAACGACCATTCCTGACGTCCTATCTCAATCAAAAGCTGACCTCGCTCTCTTAGGCGTACAACCGAACAATCCTTCCAATCAATACGGATATATCGTACCCAGAATTACTGCTGAGTCTGAATATTACCCGATCTCCCAATTTATCGAAAAACCTGATCGGAAAAAAGCAAGATTGTTAATCCAGCAAAAGGCTATTTGGAATTGCGGGGTGTACGTTTTTCCGCTGCGGTTTATGCTCCGCTTTTTAGAGAATAAAAGCCTTCCGACTGATTATGAGGGAATGCTTAAAAACTATCATGAACTCTCTAAAAGAAGCTTTGATAGTGAGGTAGCCGAACAAAGCAAGGGATCGATCGTTATTCCTTTTCACGGAGAGTGGAGAGATGTTGGAAACTGGGAAGCGCTAAGCGAACAAATGGAAAGTTCAATCATCGGTTACGGAGAAAAATCAAAAGACTCGATCAACACTCATATTGTGAATGAACTTTCTCAGCCTATTCATGTGATCGGAATATCCGATAGTATGATAGCAGCGGGACCTGATGGCATTCTTATTTCAAATAAAAAGAGATCTTCAGAAATAAAGCAGTTTATAAAAGAAGATGTACCCCGATATGTTGAAAAACGATGGGGCAGCTATAAAGTACTGGAGAAATCGAAGACTGCAGAAGGATTGGAAACTTTAACGAAAACTATGAATGTGTTAAAGGATCGGAATATTAGTTACCAGCTGCATCAAGAAAGACAAGAAATATGGACGATTCTATCAGGCATTGGAGAAGTCATAGTGAACGGCGTGGTAAGATCGATCAAAACAGGTGATGTTATTCAAATACCGATTGGTGCCAAACATTGTGTAAAGGCAAAAACCCAGCTTGAATTTATCGAAGTGCAGCTAGGAGTAAAGCTTTCTGAAGACGATATTATGCGCATCACTTATTCTTGGGAAGAAGCATTGCAATGCTGTAGATAA
- a CDS encoding DUF1801 domain-containing protein, which yields MYELKTKETDRSVIEFIENVDNPKKREDAYKLLDIFTETSDFEAKMWGPSIIGFGSYHYKYDSGHEGDAPLVGFSPRKAKISLYFATGDKKREELLKDFGKHTSGKACVYINKVADIDVEVLKRLINQSIDFLKKTYPNS from the coding sequence ATGTACGAACTGAAAACAAAAGAAACGGACAGAAGTGTTATCGAGTTTATTGAAAATGTAGATAATCCAAAGAAACGTGAAGATGCATATAAACTATTAGATATTTTTACAGAGACATCAGACTTTGAGGCTAAGATGTGGGGACCGAGCATCATCGGATTTGGATCCTATCATTATAAATACGATTCTGGTCATGAAGGAGATGCACCATTGGTTGGTTTCTCGCCGCGCAAAGCGAAAATTAGTTTGTATTTTGCGACAGGTGACAAGAAACGTGAGGAGTTGCTGAAAGACTTTGGAAAGCATACTTCTGGCAAAGCGTGTGTGTACATCAACAAAGTAGCTGATATTGACGTAGAGGTTTTAAAGAGGTTGATCAATCAATCAATCGATTTTTTGAAAAAGACTTATCCAAATTCATAA
- a CDS encoding ankyrin repeat domain-containing protein, which yields MNLIFEDEPLTVAVVKAIRTGDVQSLKHLLVENPNLATARIVGRAFDEKCTSLGMSRTLLHVVTDWPGHFQNGAKSVGILIEAGAEVNARFTGPHTETPLHWAASSNDMEVLNALLDSGADIEAPGAVIGGGTPLDNAVAFRQWNAARRLVECGAQTKLWNEAALGLMDRVKERFACNPIPASNEITKAFWLACHGGQLSAAEYFLEYGADLNWIGYDGLSPLDTALQSSAEDLVEWLRGQGAKSARELV from the coding sequence ATGAACTTAATTTTTGAGGATGAGCCGCTAACCGTTGCTGTTGTTAAGGCTATTCGCACTGGTGATGTCCAATCTTTGAAGCATCTGCTTGTCGAAAACCCGAATTTGGCCACGGCTAGAATTGTAGGAAGAGCCTTTGATGAAAAGTGCACCAGCTTGGGTATGTCGCGTACATTGCTCCATGTGGTAACCGATTGGCCGGGTCACTTTCAAAACGGTGCGAAGAGTGTGGGTATACTGATTGAGGCAGGTGCTGAGGTGAACGCTCGGTTCACAGGGCCACACACCGAGACCCCACTCCATTGGGCTGCGAGCAGTAATGATATGGAAGTGCTTAACGCTCTTCTTGATAGCGGTGCAGACATTGAAGCACCAGGAGCAGTTATCGGAGGAGGTACACCATTAGATAATGCGGTGGCATTCAGGCAGTGGAATGCTGCACGTCGGTTAGTTGAATGCGGAGCACAGACCAAGCTATGGAACGAAGCCGCACTCGGGCTAATGGATCGCGTCAAAGAACGCTTTGCATGCAACCCAATTCCCGCCTCAAACGAGATTACTAAGGCTTTCTGGCTAGCGTGTCACGGCGGACAGCTGAGTGCAGCTGAGTATTTTCTCGAGTATGGTGCTGACCTCAATTGGATCGGCTACGACGGACTTTCTCCCCTTGATACAGCACTACAAAGCAGTGCTGAAGATCTAGTCGAGTGGTTGCGAGGTCAAGGCGCAAAATCCGCCAGAGAGCTTGTATAA
- a CDS encoding D-2-hydroxyacid dehydrogenase family protein — MKVVILDDWEKSFGANSEIERLQGHFQVEIYHDQPAADVLIKRIEDADVIIPIRERTTFSKEILQSLRKIKLIAQTGAGLAHIEMNEANRLKIPIATTPGGSASVVELIFGLMIAHSRKLVFLNEEMKNGNWVQSVGFGLEGKTVGIIGLGKIGSGVSKIAKAFHMNVLAWGPRLTEERAIAEGVEYAELQHLLQSSHYVVIAVRLVPETRYLLRREHFQQMRKDAFLINTSRGEVVDEQALAIALKENWISGAGLDVFSEEPVDGDNPLLQMENVILTPHIGWKTDNMFHQFLSTSIDNILSYFVDGAPIRIVNADVLDANTNRIK; from the coding sequence ATGAAAGTTGTTATATTAGATGATTGGGAAAAAAGTTTTGGAGCAAATTCCGAGATTGAGAGATTACAAGGACACTTCCAAGTTGAAATTTATCATGATCAGCCAGCTGCAGATGTTTTGATTAAACGGATTGAAGACGCGGATGTCATCATTCCGATCCGGGAACGCACTACTTTTTCTAAAGAAATCTTACAGAGTCTGCGAAAAATAAAGTTGATTGCACAAACCGGTGCAGGTCTGGCACATATTGAGATGAACGAAGCAAATCGACTTAAAATTCCAATCGCCACTACTCCAGGCGGCTCTGCTTCAGTAGTGGAGCTTATCTTTGGACTTATGATCGCTCACTCTCGAAAACTTGTTTTCCTGAATGAAGAGATGAAAAATGGAAATTGGGTTCAGTCTGTCGGGTTCGGATTAGAAGGTAAAACCGTCGGGATTATCGGACTTGGAAAGATTGGTTCAGGTGTCTCGAAGATCGCAAAAGCATTTCATATGAATGTTCTCGCTTGGGGTCCCCGTTTAACGGAAGAACGCGCCATTGCAGAAGGTGTGGAATACGCTGAACTTCAACATTTGCTGCAGTCTTCACACTATGTAGTCATCGCTGTCAGACTTGTTCCAGAAACGCGCTACCTCTTAAGGAGAGAGCATTTTCAGCAGATGAGAAAAGATGCTTTTCTCATCAACACTTCCAGAGGTGAAGTGGTAGATGAACAAGCATTGGCGATAGCCCTAAAAGAAAATTGGATCAGCGGTGCAGGGCTCGATGTATTTTCAGAAGAACCGGTGGACGGTGATAATCCGTTATTACAGATGGAAAATGTAATTCTTACTCCTCACATTGGGTGGAAGACGGATAATATGTTTCATCAGTTCTTATCAACGAGTATCGATAACATTCTTTCTTATTTTGTAGATGGAGCGCCTATACGGATTGTGAATGCTGATGTGCTAGATGCAAATACAAACCGTATCAAATAA